Sequence from the Saccopteryx bilineata isolate mSacBil1 chromosome 6, mSacBil1_pri_phased_curated, whole genome shotgun sequence genome:
TGCCCCTCAACAAAGTAACTCCGCCAACATTCAGCTGTTTGCAAACACTGCTTGCTCTACTTCAAAACTTTCTTCTCCGTTTTCGAGTTCCTGTCTGAACAGCCCTGTGAAAGGGTTCTCCTTAGCCTCTCTGGCTGTCtgaatctctgcctccctgctcagcCTCCCTTTATCTGCCGGCTGGAGAAACTGCCGTCTTGCCCCACAAAACTGCTAGTTCCCCCCACAAAGGGGTTGGAGGTGGGCGTGGCCCACTTTTTAAAACACTTCTTTCTTCACCCTCGTTCGTCTCCTCCCATCTGGTATTTGCCGGTAGAGTTTCACACACGTGCTCAGCGGGGTCTTGCTCATAGGCTTGCCTTGTGAATTGAGCCTGGAGTTACTAAAACTCAGCTCTAGCAGAACTCAACTTTCAAAAACACGATCCCAAAGAATTCATCCTGTTTACAGTATGGAGTACCTACGATGTGCCAAGTTCTTGGGAGCTGGGAGTCAGCAGTGGGCCAGTTCCTTAGTGTCTTCCTGGAGCTTATCACATTCACTAAACAAAgatgtggggggaaaaaagataagCAGGGCAGGGTCAAGGGGACGGAGATGAATTAGGCCAGACAGAGCAGGCCTCATAGATGGTGTGATGTTTGTGAGGAGAGCGGTCCAGGGAGGAGGGCACAGACTCTGAAAGGGAGGTAAGTGGTGTTTCTGGGGGACACGGATCTGGGGTTCTTTCATTAGGAAGCTCCGTTGAGGGCTCGCTGTGCGGCCAACGTCTTCCCCACCGCTGCGGCAGATCTCAGAGCGCCCACTAGGCCTCCCGGAGGCAGCCCATGGGGACCTTCCAACAGGCACTGCGAGAGAGCCTCGCTGGAAGCCCAGCTCGCCGCCTGCCCCGGAGGGCGCTAAAAGTCTCAAGGAACCAAAGTCCAGAGAGAAACACGACCTAGCGGACCGCGTAAGAAAGCGTCCACCGGAAGCAACTCCAAGACTCGAAAATGGCGGCCGCCAGAAGTCTACGCTGGGGCCTGAGCCGAGCCAGAGCCTGCCTGCTCTCACCACCTGCACACTGCCCCCACCGGGATCTACACAAGCAGGTAGACGGCACCGAATTCCAGAGCATCTACAGCCTGGACAAGCTCTACCCGGAATCGCGGGGCTTGGACACCGCCTGGAAGGTCCCGGTGAGCCGGGAGGTTCGGACGGAAAGGGCGTTTCCTCGCCTCTGCTGGGGGGACGTCAGAAAGCCGGGGCCGTATTGGCCATGCCTGCCGCTAATCTAAAAGGCCGCCGTGGAAGGGAGCTGGTTGCTCAAGCAACCGAGGACTGGAGCCACTGGGCGGGTCTTGGGGCCGGGGGAGGTTCAAGGTGTGCGGGCGCTGGAAGAGTACGCAGGATATGATTTTTGTAAGAACACCAACTTTTCCCGTATTAGTTCCCCAACCTTCAGGCCCATATTCTTGTTCCAGGAAAAAAAGTGTGGCATTCTGGTCCTGCAGGGTGAACAGTAACAAGTTGCATGCTTCCTTCTGGAATCTTTTGGAAAGTTACACTGCCCTTAGCCTCTGGTAACTCCAGCACACCTGAGGAAACTGGGCTCTCCTGTTCCTCAGGATGCGTTTAATGACAGCCCGCTGTGTGCAAGCTCTGGGTCTGGCCTCGGAGCGGGAGAGATAGGACCCAGCCAGTTCTGTTGCGTTTCCACCGAAAGGACTGGAAGAGAACGTTCATTGATTCGTTCATTCAACAAACTTCTATTGAAAGCATGCTTTGTGCACTAGGCATGGGGATAGAGTAGTGAACAAACACAGCAATCCTAATGTTTGTGGAGCTTGAATTCTAATGGAAGGAGACAGCAATAAGTCAAATAAATAGTACAGAGTATACAGAGATGGTGATTTACTTTAGAGAAAATTACGCCTGAAAGGAAGAGGAGTGCTAAGGTAAGGTAGATGGCTCACCAGGTTTGTTGCAGTTTTAAGTAGGATGGTCTAGGAAGGcctctgagaaggtgacatttgagtaaGAACCAGGAAGAAGCAAGACTGCAAGCCATGGGAATAGAGGGGAAAAGGAACAGCAGATACAGCCACTTCAAAACAGCAGCGTGCACAAGCAGGCCACTATGGGAACCTGTTGGAGGATTTGAGGCAGATGAGTGGAATGCCCTAACTGGGTGTTACAGGGATCGCAGTGATAGAgccttataaaaagagaagacTGTAGAACGGCAAGACCAGGAACACGAGTTAGGAGTTTGCAACAGTATAGGTAGATGACAAGCAGGGTGAAAGCAATAAGGATCATGAGAATTGTTCAGGTTGTAGGTATATCCCGAAGGGAAAGCCTCTAGGATTTGCTAATGCATTTTCTATGAGAAGTGAGAATAAGAGAGGAGTTGAAGTCTGGGGCCTTGAGCAGTGGAAGGATTGAGTTGCCATTAATTGAGATTAGAAAGTTCTTtcatttggcaaaaaaaaattattgtatactTACTGCATCAGACACTTTCAAGCATTGCAGATACAGCTTCTGTTCTAGTGGAAGGAGCACACAGTAAACAAATGGAAGAAACAAGTCAGTATTGAGAAGTAATGACTAGAGCAGGATGCTGTCATGGAGAGTGCTGGGAGCTACTTCAGATGGGAGTAAGGGAAGTCCTTTGTGAGGTTGAGGTTTGAGGCATCTGAGAAGAAACGCCGAATAGCAGTTGGCTGTGTGGGTCTCGAGTTGAAGAAAGAGGTTTGAGTTTGAGCCAGAAAATTGGGAGTCACCAAcacaaatgatatttttatcaACATAGATAGATGAAATGTTCTAGGGAAAGGATAagatagagaagagaaaggtTTCCAGGAGCATGTCAGTGTTTAAAGGTTGCAAAGAGCAAGCAAAGAGAGTAAGAAAGTGAGAGATCCTGGAGGGAGCAGTTCAGTTTGACAGAAACCTCAAGACAGATGTAGTAGGCACTGTTCAaggcaggcagactcccaggTAAGCCGAGAGAACATGGTGGCTCACCACGTTTGTCACTCCAGGTCAATGGAGGATGTGGCTTTTGGAGTCTCCCTGATGCCTGTGTGCTCTGGTGCCTTCCCACCCTGTCTCCCAGGAGCCAGGCCTCTGATGGTGCCCGACACTAGTtaaggtgggggcagggaaggctGGAGACCTTCCTCCAGTCAGTTGCATTTTCCTGAAGGAGTGTTTCTGAGGGGGCACTCCTGGGATCTGGGGATACTTTCCATCCTCTGATATGATTTTGCTAGGGACCTGAAAATAGCTGTATTACATTAGTGTCGTGGCTTtacatcatttctttgttttccctGGACCAGTTAGAAGTCACCTGGCAGGTAATATTTGTTTGACACGGTGTACATTACTTTACAGGATGATGCAAAGCAAGCCAACAATGACATTCCTCTTGGTaagtaatttcattttataaaaaatcaGCCATTTCCCCCACTCCTCACAGAGTTTGTCCAAGTCTCTTCAGCTTAAGTAAGTTAAAGTAACTCTCTTTGGGTGTTACTTCAGTACTgtttagaatagaaaaaaaaaagaaagaaagatggtacGGCCACTTTGGAGTGCTGTGCAGTGCGCAGCACAAATGGAGAGCTCTTGATGTTCTTGTTACATGGAATAATCTTTACCATAAATGAATTAATTATCATTTGAAGAAAATAAGGTACAGAAGAATATGTATGCCTggccagacggtggtgcagtgggtagagcgtcagactgggatgcagaggacccaggttcaaaaccccgaggtcatcagcttgagcccaaggttgctggctccagcaaggggtcactcagtctgctgtagccccccagtcaaggcacatatgataaagcaatcaatgaacaactaaggtgccacaactaagaattgatgcttctcatctctctcccttcctgtctgtctgtttctatctgttcctctctatctctgtcacacaaaaaaagaatatgtatagtAAAGAAGAATATGTATAGCAAGCTACTATTTGTATCATGTATATATCTGAAATAcatgttttctatatatatacacatagatcTGAAAGGATGCACAAGAAATTGGACAGCAGAACTACCTTGGGGAATGAAGAGAAAAGGACACACTCATGGGGACTTCTCCCTGTGAACCCTATGCACAGCTTTCTAATTGTGCACCATCAAGCCTGAAGCCAGGCCTCTCAGAGTGGCCTGGAAAGAAACAACCAGCCCTTTTCAGACTCAGAGTCTGTGACTtccacagacagggacagaaacagCATCAAAGGGGCTGGCTCCCCAGGGCCCTTGCTCAGGGTGACACTGAAACAAAAAGGCCAGGGGATGGCAACAAGGCAAGGATACCTGTGGCTGATTTGATAGCTTGCAGCTGAGTCCTGTAGTGTGCTCATGCCTAGAGGAGGTAGAGAGCCTGTCTCATCAGAATGGGAGGCTCAGAAACTGTCATGCCAGCCTCCAGGGAGATAGGGAGGCAGTGGGAGATGGCCATATCACTGCTCCTCACCTGCCTACCCTGCTCTTGTGCTCTAGGCGATCACGGGCATTCCTGCAGAGACAGACTTGGCCACAGTGCCAGCCAGACCAAGGTGGCCTGTGTGGATACAGGATAGGTTGCCGACACCATGATGGAACTTTTGCTCCCTAATCTTTCAGGGAGGAAAGCCTCTCAGAGACAGTCCCGAGATGGGCCACCACTGCCCAGGGAGGCTGGCTCACCACCACCAGGCTGCCACAGTTGTTTGCCACCCAGACTTCCTGCGGCTCAGCTTCTAGTCatctaaaattttccttttttcttttcctcagacACTATAAGGATGCTTTTTATGAATTGtaaaaatagaaggaagaaacCTTATTTTACATATTCCAACACACACAAAACTGAGACCCAAAGAAGCAGTGGGACTTGGCCAAGATCACATAGTCAGTGTTAGAAATCAGGTCTCCAGGCTCCAAATCAAGTGCTCATTCATCCAgcagatgttttctttctttctttctttctttctttctttctttctttctttctttctttctttatttatttatttttagaaaggagagagagagagagagaaagagagacagagagagagaagggggaggagctggaagcatcaactcccatatgtgccttgaccaggcaagcccagggtttcaaaccggcgacctcagcatttccaggtcgacgctttatccactgcgccaccacaggtcaggctccagcagATGTTTTTAAACACTGACCAAGCGCTAGGCACTGGAAGGCCACTGAATTAGACACACGCCTGTGCTCTCGGAGCTTACAGTCTACAGGGCTCCACATCCACCATGTTTTGAAATATAACCTTAAACTAAGTTTATCCCTTAGGTTGAACTTTTGAAAGAATCcttgttttaaaacaaacatcaaaaagCTAGGCCATGCCCTgcccggatagctcagttggttggagcatcatcccgaagcacagaggttgccagttcaattcctggtcggggcacaaacaggaacagcttgatgttcctgtctctattactctcccttccttcctctccctctcaaataaataaaacaaatatttaaaataaaataaaaagctaggcCAGCTGGATCTGGTGGAATGTACTAGATCAGAAACAGACAACACTGGTCATAAATTCGTCttttgtgaccttgggaaagtcacttaCTCTTGATCTATAATCTCTTATTCTACTGATCTGCATGTTACGtttctatgtatatataaaagtCACTGAGAGAGATGTGTAATATTTTGCCACAGGATAATAATTTCTTTGGTATGTGTTCTGTTTTACAGATCGTTTGACAATCTCTTATTGTCGGAGTAGTGGCCCTGGAGGCCAGAATGTTAACAAAGGTACAAGGCATCTAGTCATTTTCATTCACTTTAAAACTTAGTTGGAAGATGGACTTGAGGATTCTGTGTTTACATTCATGGGGCATAAagggcttttctctttctttctttctttctttctttctttatttattttttagcagaaGTTTAAATACTGCCAGTTTATAATAATCCtctattcttttgaatgtggTCTGATTCTCAGTGGGTTGCTAGGACTAGGATTGGCTTGTGAGTCTGgatccagagtccagagtgctaacCAGTACACAATGGAACCTACTGGCGTGAGCCTGAACAAAGGGAAATCATAGTGCGAGTTGGCAGCCAGCTTGAAGAACAGGTTTCCTTCATTCTTGTGGAACCCATCCCCCCATTCTTTTCAGAACCTCATACACTGTAAGAGAAGCACTGGGCAGTTAGTTCGtggaggattattttttttttcaaaagtgcctcagtagcttgaccaggcggtggcgcagtggatagaccgttggactgggatgctgaggacccaggttcgagaccccaaggtctccagcttaagcatggactcatctggtttgagcaaagctcaccagcttggacccaaggtctctggctcgagcaaggcttactcggtctgctgaaggcccgcggtcatggcacatatgagaaagcaatcagtgaacaactaaggtgtcacaacgaaaaactgatgattgatgcttctcatctctctccgttcctgactatctgtccctatctatccctctctctgattctctctctgtctctgtaaaaaaaaaaaaaaaaaaaaaaaagaaaagaaaaaaaaagtgcctcaGTATCTTGCAGGCTCGTTCCATGGCCAGCTTTGCGTCCCTGAGTTGACGCAGGATGGGAAAGTACCTGGTTAGGTTTCTTGCCTCCCTTTGTTTCAGGATGGTCACCAGCCACCCAGGTGCTGAGCCTACCTAGAGTCTCAGTGACCTGTGCTCCCTTGTCCCTTTCTTTTCAGTTAATTCCAAGGCTGAAGTCCGGTTCCATTTGGCGACTGCGGATTGGATCACAGAGCCGGTGCGGCAGAAGATGGCCATCATGGTAACCACCAGCCCCTTTCCTGTCAATCCcttggtcactttttttttctttctatttttctgaattgagaagcgggaggtagagagacagactcccccacatgcgccctactgggatacacccagtatgcccaccagggggcgatgtgctgcccatctggggtgttgctccgttgcaatcagagccattctagcacctgaggaggaggccatggcatcatcctcagcgcccaggccaacttgctccattggagccttggctgcgggaggggaagagagagacagagagaaggtacAGGGGGAAGgttgcagaagcagatggtcgcttctcctgtgtgccctggctggattccaggacatctgcatgctgggccgatgctctactactgagccaactggccagggcccctcagtCACTTTGAAATCTTTACTTGGTAGAACTCTGGCTTTGCCTTTGTTCCCACagcataaaaataagatcaacaGGTCAGGAGAGTTGATACTCACCTCTGAATGCAGTCGCTATCAGTTTCGAAATCTGGCAGATTGCCTACAGAAAATTCGAGACATGATTGCTGAAGCCAGCCAGACGGTCAAGGAGCCATCCAAAGAAGATGCTGCACTATGGAGAATCAGGTACCAGAAACCGCCCCAGGTTTCTTTCAGCGGAGTCGGGATGGGGCAAGGTCAAGTCCACGACCTCCCAGCTGCCAGGGGAAAAGCCCCAGGAATGGGAGAAGACTGACCCCGTGTGGAGGCTCAGGAGCAGGCGCCTGCTGATGTGGCTGCTCTGCTTCCTGCTCAGCTGCCAGCTCCTCTCACCACTTCGAAGAGCACTGACTGGTGTCCGGGCCTCACTGTGGGCTTTTTGTTTTGCAGGATAGAGAACATGAATCGGGAAAGGctgagaaaaaagagaataaattctgTTACAAAGACAAACAGAAGGGTAGATATGGACTGAAAGCACCCTCCAAGGCTGGCAGACACCCTCCGCAGAGCGTCCCAGCGGCCAGCCAGAGCGTTAGTGCCGCCAGGAGACGAATGTGTTGGTTGAAGTTATTAACGCTTGTCTCTAGCATTGGAGTCATTTGAGAATGTTCATTAGGAATGAGCATTGCAAGCACTGGTTGCATAGGCAGTTACATGTTGTCAAACCTTAATTATTCACTTAATCTCTTAGATGCAATAAAATTCTAAATGCAGTGGGCTTCCCTTCTTCAGAATGTGTCAGAACAGAATTCCTACCTTTCTCTCTGTTGGACTCTGCCTAACAATTCCTGACCAGCACTGGCTAAGTTTGCAGCCCGGGGGAACAGGAATGAACGTGGGGGCTGCCCTCAGGGAACACACGGTCCGTAGAAGCAAAGACAGGTGCGGGCCCTCTGAGCTGGGCCTTGGAAAAGGTACAGAATTTTAATCAGTAGGAAGGGGTGGAGCATATGCCAGTTGAAGGGGACAGTGTGGACAAAGGAAACCAAAGGAAAGGCTGGGGTGGAGGAGACGAGGAAGCCATTGGAGTGGTAGGTTTGTGCAGGGGGAGCACGGGAGGTAAGTCTGGAGAGGGAGA
This genomic interval carries:
- the MRPL58 gene encoding large ribosomal subunit protein mL62 isoform X1, producing the protein MAAARSLRWGLSRARACLLSPPAHCPHRDLHKQVDGTEFQSIYSLDKLYPESRGLDTAWKVPDDAKQANNDIPLDRLTISYCRSSGPGGQNVNKVNSKAEVRFHLATADWITEPVRQKMAIMHKNKINRSGELILTSECSRYQFRNLADCLQKIRDMIAEASQTVKEPSKEDAALWRIRIENMNRERLRKKRINSVTKTNRRVDMD
- the MRPL58 gene encoding large ribosomal subunit protein mL62 isoform X3, which produces MAAARSLRWGLSRARACLLSPPAHCPHRDLHKQVDGTEFQSIYSLDKLYPESRGLDTAWKVPDDAKQANNDIPLDRLTISYCRSSGPGGQNVNKVNSKAEVRFHLATADWITEPVRQKMAIMHKNKINRSGELILTSECSRYQFRNLADCLQKIRDMIAEASQTVKEPSKEDAALWRIREHESGKAEKKENKFCYKDKQKGRYGLKAPSKAGRHPPQSVPAASQSVSAARRRMCWLKLLTLVSSIGVI
- the MRPL58 gene encoding large ribosomal subunit protein mL62 isoform X2, with translation MAAARSLRWGLSRARACLLSPPAHCPHRDLHKQDDAKQANNDIPLDRLTISYCRSSGPGGQNVNKVNSKAEVRFHLATADWITEPVRQKMAIMHKNKINRSGELILTSECSRYQFRNLADCLQKIRDMIAEASQTVKEPSKEDAALWRIRIENMNRERLRKKRINSVTKTNRRVDMD